A part of Canis lupus familiaris isolate Mischka breed German Shepherd chromosome 4, alternate assembly UU_Cfam_GSD_1.0, whole genome shotgun sequence genomic DNA contains:
- the LOC100684116 gene encoding histidine triad nucleotide-binding protein 1-like isoform X1 codes for MRSPRFRPPQPGGDTIFGKIIRKEIPAKIIFECLAFHDISPQAPTHFLVIPKKHISQISVAEDDDESLLGHLMIVDKKCAVDLGLKNGYRMMVNEGSDGGQSIMFILMFLEAGR; via the coding sequence ATGAGATCGCCAAGGTTCAGGCCGCCGCAGCCTGGAGGCGACACGATCTTCGGAAAGATCATCCGCAAGGAAATCCCAGCCAAAATCATTTTTGAGTGTCTTGCTTTCCATGACATTTCCCCTCAAGCACCAACTCATTTTCTGGTGATACCCAAGAAACATATATCTCAGATCTCTGTAGCAGAAGATGATGATGAAAGTCTTCTTGGACATTTAATGATTGTTGACAAGAAATGTGCTGTTGATCTGGGCCTGAAGAACGGTTATCGAATGATGGTGAATGAAGGTTCAGATGGGGGACAGTCTATCATGTTCATCCTCATGTTCTTGGAGGCAGGCAGATGA